Proteins from a genomic interval of Lolium perenne isolate Kyuss_39 chromosome 1, Kyuss_2.0, whole genome shotgun sequence:
- the LOC139835794 gene encoding uncharacterized protein, whose amino-acid sequence MRNLHQWYLDACKENTSYIVADIPEDYYFRKEEIHIEMNELWQLFNLDSLDKSLMSCYCLLKIIECRSNKMFNVGFVDPDKVHHDTVKNNAEETGGNLLRFIGEQSFCDSILFPYNYSFHWILLNIQVDKGIVEVRDPLSRGLDGFRDLQKILQT is encoded by the exons atgcggaatttgcatcagtggtaccttgatgcgtgcAAGGAGAACACAAGTTACATCGTGGCGGATATCCCAGAAGATTATTActtccgaaaggaggagatccatattgagatgaatgaactctggcagttattcaatttagactccctcgacaaatctctcatgagttgctactgctt actgaagatcattgaatgcagaagtaataagatgttcaatgttgggtttgttgacccagataaagtacatcatgaCACGGTAAAGAATAATgccgaagaaacggggggaaacctactaaggtttatagGGGAGCAAAGcttctgtgattcaatactgtttccttacaactacag tttccactggattctgctaaatattcaagttgataagggaatagttgaagtaagggacccattgagtagaggcctggacgggttccgCGACTTGCAGAAGATTCTCCAGACGTAA
- the LOC127341025 gene encoding protein GOS9-like, which translates to MCTSTRTGGPIHVGPWGNADPEHTITNIQMGPGEYLYELSGNADDSALLSLKLVTNQHTYEVGAPLEHTTFSMPLRNGKVVAFFGRSDNDHLTALGIYVPVMKGSPVNVGLWGDSGGVPVDITTPVQLKSITVYSTDSSDGRIYGFSFTYVDLTGQSIHVGHWGTIKGEKHTFDLNLQGEYVNKITGTTAGDNRMTSLKFTTNQQRDYGPFGSDRGNAFSMPLPDGKHNGAVVGFFGRSGKSHVDLGVYVGLAPNEP; encoded by the exons ATGTGTACGTCGACCAGAACGGGGGGGCCCATCCACGTCGGCCCCTGGGGCAATGCCGACCCGGAACACACCATCACGAACATACAGATGGGTCCCGGCGAGTACCTTTACGAGCTGAGCGGCAATGCCGATGACTCCGCCCTATTATCGCTCAAACTGGTCACCAACCAGCACACGTACGAGGTCGGCGCTCCGTTGGAGCACACGACCTTCAGCATGCCGCTCAGGAATGGCAAGGTGGTCGCCTTCTTTGGCCGCTCCGACAACGATCACCTCACGGCGCTCGGTATCTACGTGCCGGTGATGAAAGGCTCACCGGTCAATGTCGGTCTTTGGGGCGACTCCGGTGGCGTACCCGTGGACATCACCACGCCGGTGCAGCTTAAGAGCATCACCGTCTACAGCACCGATTCCAGCGATGGGCGCATCTATGGCTTCTCCTTCACCTACGTCGACCTGACTGGCCAGTCCATCCATGTTGGCCACTGGGGCACGATCAAGGGAGAGAAGCATACC ttTGACCTAAACCTGCAAGGCGAGTATGTGAACAAGATCACTGGCACTACTGCCGGCGACAACCGCATGACCTCGCTCAAGTTCACCACCAACCAGCAGCGTGACTACGGCCCGTTCGGGAGCGATAGGGGCAATGCCTTTAGCATGCCGCTGCCAGACGGCAAGCACAACGGCGCCGTAGTCGGCTTCTTCGGCCGCTCCGGGAAGAGCCACGTTGACCTCGGCGTCTACGTCGGCCTCGcgcccaacgagccatga